The genomic window attttttattaaaatatatttttttaagaaataaagtaccatattttaattaaaaaaacccCAATAAAAAGGTCAtcattttaacatataatacgcattattctttatttgaAGTTCAAAAAAACAGAACAAACTATAGCAATGCAAacatgcataaaaaaaaatgggaaaaaaaaattcccaTATTTAAGACAAATATATAGCATTTCAATTTTTCGTTTtactttataatatttcactaaaacatacatatttgGCATGTtctttcattaaatatattgatattaaatcaaatgaaatataacCAAGTTGCGTAATACATGGTTCATTACATAcccatatttatataatcaaATTTACAGTACAAATTAAATCAATTTTAAAGGATTCCATTCTACTGTTACAGTACATTTATTGTTCATTTTGAACTAAATTTGTAATATGAACACTTTTCAATAAACTTAAAACAGGTTCAATGTTATTCTCATCACacctaataaaaaaaaaaaaaaaaaggaatttattgcattttttattaaaaaatgtaagcaTAATTATAGAGCACTGAAATATAACAACTGGGAAGATAATGCTTTTTTAATCTATATTAAAGGGTCTACTGAAAAATATGctgaataaaaatgattataggaaatgaataaaatgcCAAGAAATGTAGCGTactcacatatatatatgtatgtacgtatatatgcaaaattatATGTCCATGGACACACGTTAATACATATGAAATAATGGAGTACTTCTTATCTCCATAGTTCATGATCACATAAAGGTCAACAAAGTTCTTGCAGTTAATGTCTATCATCtgaattttttcttctttatcaaaattatatatatctatttgtttaaaaaaattaacaatattattaGAAATGTTTTCAATCATTTCGGTTAATTGATTGTAGTCTTTATTGTGTGACTGCTTTGAAATTAAATGAGGATTTGTGtcaacaatatatttttggacgctattatatagaattttatcagataataatttgataaaatttttttcgtaCATATCTTGAAATATTTCCTCATCTCTTTCAGtcaatttattacataaaagtttatctatatttttagcATTCTCTAATTCCTTCTTTATTACTACAAACGTTTCAAATTTCGTTATAGGTTCTCCTTTTCCTAATACTTtcattgttttttattttattatatatatttaaaatgataaaaattaaaaagctGAGAAAGGTAAACGATCATTTTAAcgcttttcattattaatgattttctttttaaattggATTATAACATATCAGAAAAGGAAATTctgatttattttaattttgatcttattttaattttttttttttttctatataataatattatatcagTACTCCTTTTATACaccttttctttctttttaatattaagaaatatgGCATATTTTTCTCTCTAAGAAGCTGCTCAAGAATGTGAATAATTGTTAATTCGACGAAATTTTATAActtaatgtgtatatatttattttgttttttttattacttaaacttttattattatttggtCATTTGCTTACGTGCTCTATCGcttaatatcattaaaatatttattaaaaaaaaaaaaaaaaaaaaaaaaaatggtagcACTTTAACGCTTCAATCtgaaattaaaagataatgaatttatttgtttaatatttGATTCTCCTGAAAGCGAAAAAATGAACGTAAAATTTGTAATGCTTGtgcaataattataaatataaaattgtaatttaaaaaaaatatattttagacTCAAAGAAGTATTCTATATGTTTTTCTTCAGTTTTGTGCTTTTCATTATATCATGTGAAAAatcctattttttattattcaataTTGTTCTAATATGCTAGAATTATGCAGTGaacgtatttttatttaattcataataAGTGAGTTCGTTGTTTTTGCTctacgtaaatatatatatatatatatatatattttttttatttatttatatatacgtagatatatttataatacagATCATGTAGAAAAGATCACCTGGttgtgttttattttttgcgaAAAGTTTTGAGAAATTATAGACCCCATACTGATTCAAGATAAGCGCAGAATAATgcagagaaaaaaaaaaattttatgaaaaggGTTTTTCCCacctttttttctcttttttttttttttttgttttttgatGATACAAATGTTCAAGATTCAAAATAGAAACAAATGAATTAGTTTGAGTGcgcttttaaaaaaataatatctttaaactcataacataaatttttactattacaGCGTGCTTGTTTGTATATGACCATATCTATGAAGATAAAAACAATGGGTTAGTTTATGGAGACAAGTTAataattcagaaaaaaacaaaacttcaccttaaaaaagaatcaagattaattatttatggatttataaaaaaataaaaggtcAGTTAGGTTTTATATACCCATTTATACATGCTAATAGGGTAAAAGGCACTAAtcgaaatataaaaagagttAACCATTTCTGCTGTTAGTATAGGAGCAATAAATGATAAGTTACATATACTTGTTTGTGCAATTTTTAAAGGACTATAtagtttataaataatattatttggaATATACCCTCAATATACTACTTGTCTACTGTTGTGATGAatcacttttatttttttctgtatgaAGATATTTTTACCTTACTTACAATGATGTACTGCAAAGGAGTATATTTTAGAATGTGAGACATGCTAGTATGTACGTGCTTAATATTACTCACATATGtaggtgtatatataatatataatttatatatgtatatatacttgttTACAAGTATACATGTGTGCGTTCTAGTTTTTAATCCATATGTgagcttttattttttaaaattaatacttaaacatattaatttttttatatataatgagtGGGATCTCTAATACTCTTTATATTGTCTGTGTTCTAATTTATCAATTATCAGaaggaattatttttatttaaatttgtcaaataaatttattttttccgcAGAAAGTAGGTATATTACATGTGTGAGAATGGTTATAGaggttattttatttacttcaTCTGCGGCTTTATTGGTGGTTTTACGGATGACCTTATTCTCTTCATTACGATGCTACAGCTACTGTTTGCGTAttctttgatttttttttactgctgtattttttgttttgttttatttttattttattttttttttttttttttttttttttttttttttttttttttttttttttttttttttttttttttttttttgttttgttttcttttttttgttttgttttcttttttttttttatttttccttttttgaatGAGGCGCAGAACTTTCCACATGCGTTTTACCGCAcaattaataaaagtaagaatattatttcgtcattttatttttttttctcttttttaaatatagtagaaaaaaaataaatatttaaaaatacaaaaagtgTGTAAACGTACAGTGAAAATTATAAGCCAGGTGCTgaaattttgtaatttttgcTGTATGtcgttttatatttttttgaagagGGAAGAAGAGGGAAAAGTAGACATgcataaatacatgtatatatatgtaagcgtacatataaaaatacatatgatACAAATAcgcgtacacatatatatacactttttttactttttttttttttttatatttgtttgaaATTCATTAAAGCTGTTtttcatatgttttttatttaattacataCGTTTGCAGTTCAATtcttttacaaataatattataaactaTTTGAGATTTCCTTTAAGCAAATTATTTCCCCATGGCCGTCATTACCGTCTTAGAAAAAGTACGttagaaaaaagtaaaacgtagaaaagtaaaataaaatagtttaaaatgaaataatacaGAGTAAAAGACAAAGGGGGAAAGCTATTCATTATGTGAAAGCGCGGAAAAACGACTCACTCTTGCGATACAACGCACGCAAACAAAcgtgcatgtatatatatatatatatacatatgcttgttcattaatatgatatatacatacatatatgtacatatgagTATAAACACAAGTATGCTTCTTTTCCGCGTGGAACCCTTTTTAGGAAAATGagaaattcaaaaaattgaGTGAAAAGCTTCTATATTTGCTGAACAAGTACAGGTACGCGTATCTGCAGTCCGTTGATCTTATAAACTTGTACGAGGGAATAATTAGAAGGAAATGCAATGATAGCAATAACAAAGATCTTCAAGAATGttataagaaaaagagacaatttgaaaatttgttacaagaagaaataataataagaaaaaaattaaaaaataatgtaagtCAAAATAAATCCACTGTTGACACAACAccatatgataaaaatgttatgtCAGATGCAGTTAttgggaaaaaaataaatgatgtaCTAAATGTTAAAGATAGAGGAAACGATAACAGCAATAATTATACAAACGTTCCATTAATACTTGATataagtgaaaaaaataaatctgaTTATGTAAATTTGGGTGCTCTTGATTTTAGTGCATATAAAGAAGATTCAGAAGGGTGCATTAAGTactgtgaaaaaaaaaagagaacacAGATAGGTAATGACAAAACAAGCAAAGAAGAAATTAGTACTACCACATCAAAACATGTGCATCAGTCCGAATTTAGGAAAAGACCATTATATAATCAGTCTGTGTATATGAAACAGAGTAATATCAAAACATCCCAAATCCGGACTGTGCCATATGGTctcaaaaatgtatatacagaTAAACAGTCAAAGTTAAATGCTTCTAAAAATGTGGATGTATCGAATAACAAAATTGTACATAATAATGGTGTTGGTattaatagtagtagtattagtagtaataattgTAGTAACAAAAGTAGTACTTTATTAAACAGCAATTTTGGGGCATATAAAAGGAATGGACGAAGTGAAATTCACAAAAGTACCTTCATTCCAAGTAACAGACAGATGACTACTTTGAATAAAAGCATTTATATAGATACAAAAAGCATGAATAATAAGaatagtaatataaatgaaaacttGCTATCTTCAAATAAACAtcctttaataaataaagacaatttaaaaaaaaatgatcctatggttaataaaaaaatgagtgTAATAAAATCAAGtaatttgcaaaaaaatagtatttacATGAGAAAGTTAAACTCTTCGACCATATCTAGTAATAgttctatatatatgaataagaatattttaaataaaagtgtATATAATAGAAGCAATACAGTTTTGAATAATACTACAACTACTACTAGCAGTAGTAGCGatagtaaaaaaaggaaaatcgATGAGAAGTGGGAAGAGGATGAAATATGTTCAACTAGTGCAAAACATAAGCTGATGGAAAATGTACCTAATCATATGGACTCTAGTTTTACCGAATGGATTAAGGAAGAAAAGAAGACCATTTTTGAGAACGAAaggaataaaatatgtaccTCCGCAGAAGGAAGTGTAGATTTAAGGGAAGAAGGGAAATATAGATTGAGTCAAAAAAATTGGGAAGAGTTAAGCTGCTCCTACATACCGTTGACAATGAAACATGTAGAGCATTTAATGGATGACGAAGATTATAACAAATACGCATGTTTAGGTGTTATTCCTGGAATATATTCTGAAttaatgaatgaaaaaaaagtagatgAAGTTAAAGAGGGCATAGATGAAGATCAGAACAACAAACGTGATTGCCCAAAATTCAGTATAGATCATACAGAAAACAATTTGTCTAGGAAAAGTAGGGAAGAAATGCACAAAGGAGAAGAGTTGGTAGAAGCACAAGTTGGAGTAACCATTAAAAAGGAATTACTTGAAGAGTCAAACAGAAAGGAAGATGTAAAGGCATCATTTCATCCATACATGAGCAATTCAGCTAGGGGGGGTAAGAACGAGTCTGACATGGTCAATAATGCTAATAGTTTTGAAGGGAAATTGGGAGATGAGAAAAAATTGGGAGATGAGAAAAAATTGGGAGATGCGGAAAAATTGGGAGATGCGGAAAAATTGGGAGATGAGGAAAAATTGGGAGATGCGGAAAAATTGGGAGATGTGGAAAAATTGGGAGATATGGAAAAATTGAGagatatggaaaaaatgagAGATATGGAAAAATTGAGAAATGTGGGAAATATCGAAAAAGGCAAAATTCTTGAGGATCCCTCAAACGGTCTTAGGGGGAGAAACCTCATTGAAGAAGTAGAGATCGTACATAAGAATGAGAGGAAGGAAAAAGAGTTTTcatcagaaaaaaatactcACTACTATATATCAGCGAAGGATCATAGGAATAAAGATGACATCAACAATGGACTTATTATTAGCgaaattaataatgaaaattataaggATATAAATGTGGATGTAAATAATGCCAACAAGGAAGATCAGAATAGTAGGGATAAAACATCTCCCTTTCAAGTGAATGACTCATGTAACATCGAGTATATCATTACTAAGGATGTATCTTTTTCAAAAACTAAAATCACACAAAATAAGAACTATATAGCAATAAGGGGAAAAGATGAAAAGGGAGATAATTTAAttacaaatgaaaaagattTATCAACAAATATTACCATGAATTATTCTGATATTAAGAAGAATAATGTTGGTCTTATTGCAAATgcaaataatgaaatacctttaaattttaaaagtattattttaaatataaacgatgagataaaaaagaaagcacaagaaattgaaaaaaagaatagtaATTTATCCAAATCTAAAGTATGTAGCAAGAATACTAATCTGAACAAACATCCATTCCCTCCTTCACTTCGGAAAagagtattattattatctcaAGAAAAAGAGGAGGAAGAAAAATGTAGTAATAACAACCGAGCTAATTTACATGTACAGATGAATTTAAGTTTAAAGTATATATCACTAGATATCATCGATTTAGATAAGACTATGAAAGAGGGTATACATAGTTACAAAGAAGTTGAAGAAAGCTATATTGAGTGTGAGCAGCAGATTAAAGACATAAATGTGTATAATGATATACTGGAGAGAGAGAGAAACACACTTTCCTTCCaccaaaaatataagaaggATGGGGATCCTACATCAACTAGCAGCAGTAGTAGCAGCAGAAATAACATCAGTAGTTGCGGAAAAAACGAATTAATCCTCTTTAAATCGTCtcaagaaataaaaaaagaaataacaaACTTCATCGGAATATCTATATTTCATTGCATAAAGGAATCGTTTGTACCTACTAGCTCATTAATGAATGACCAAAAATTGGAGCTGTGGTTTACCAAAAAGAGCTGCAGAAAAAATGGCATTAAGGATTATAACAACACTAATTTGGATGGGAAATGTAGAGCTATCTGTAGCGGAAATTGTAGTAATAATTGTAGCTGTAATAGGAATAGTGTGATGAGATCTACTCACTCTTGTAGCTTtctgtttaaaaaaaataaaagaaggtTAAGCTGCATGGGGTACTTTAGTCAACCGGTTGCTATTATGCTTTGCTCCTTAAAAAGACAAAGCGAATataagaatttaaaaaaaattattacctCAATAATGTTTTGTACATGTGATTCTGTTActttagaaaaaatactGCACACTATTCCTGAGGAAAACAGTAAGAACTACCCCTTATGGAAAGATGCAATACAAAAATTGAATGTATATCTAGGggagaagaagaaaaaggagATAATTCGAAATTTATTTCGagtaaaaaaagagagagAGAAGAAAGACAAAGAGGATGGATTTGATTcagatgaaaataatgaaaacagTAGTTACGAGttgaatgataaaaataaatatgaaaaatttaatttaaaaacatatgaTTTTATGAGAGGAATGAATGGTTATGGTAACTGCCTAAATGCTTCTTTTTCCTCCGCGGGAACGGAGGGAATAGGGACTACGCATAGTACTACCGCTgatattactactactgaTGTTACTAGTGATGTTACTACTGCTTCTACTACTGCTCCTACTACTTATGGAGGTGTTTGTGAAATgtcaaaagaaaaagaggatACAAAAGACAGTAAATTGTATGAAGATGAAGAATTTTGCTTATTTATGTGTACCATAAATAATGTACACAAACGATTTAGATATTTGTTATTGATAGAAAATTTTggttttatatatgatgaCCTAGGAAAACATATAAAGAATAAGTTAAATAGTATTGAGTTAATCATaagtaaacatattttattaaaacaacTTTTTTGCAATATTCTGTTTTTGTGTAATTGGTTAAACGAaccaaaaatatatcaatggTTTCAATGGGATATGGTAGTGAAAAGATTAGAAAAATTGCATGGATATTTAGAAAATGGGAAAATCTCAAGAGATAGATGCATAAT from Plasmodium malariae genome assembly, chromosome: 13 includes these protein-coding regions:
- the MISFIT gene encoding nuclear formin-like protein, putative, with product MAVITVLEKENEKFKKLSEKLLYLLNKYRYAYLQSVDLINLYEGIIRRKCNDSNNKDLQECYKKKRQFENLLQEEIIIRKKLKNNVSQNKSTVDTTPYDKNVMSDAVIGKKINDVLNVKDRGNDNSNNYTNVPLILDISEKNKSDYVNLGALDFSAYKEDSEGCIKYCEKKKRTQIGNDKTSKEEISTTTSKHVHQSEFRKRPLYNQSVYMKQSNIKTSQIRTVPYGLKNVYTDKQSKLNASKNVDVSNNKIVHNNGVGINSSSISSNNCSNKSSTLLNSNFGAYKRNGRSEIHKSTFIPSNRQMTTLNKSIYIDTKSMNNKNSNINENLLSSNKHPLINKDNLKKNDPMVNKKMSVIKSSNLQKNSIYMRKLNSSTISSNSSIYMNKNILNKSVYNRSNTVLNNTTTTTSSSSDSKKRKIDEKWEEDEICSTSAKHKLMENVPNHMDSSFTEWIKEEKKTIFENERNKICTSAEGSVDLREEGKYRLSQKNWEELSCSYIPLTMKHVEHLMDDEDYNKYACLGVIPGIYSELMNEKKVDEVKEGIDEDQNNKRDCPKFSIDHTENNLSRKSREEMHKGEELVEAQVGVTIKKELLEESNRKEDVKASFHPYMSNSARGGKNESDMVNNANSFEGKLGDEKKLGDEKKLGDAEKLGDAEKLGDEEKLGDAEKLGDVEKLGDMEKLRDMEKMRDMEKLRNVGNIEKGKILEDPSNGLRGRNLIEEVEIVHKNERKEKEFSSEKNTHYYISAKDHRNKDDINNGLIISEINNENYKDINVDVNNANKEDQNSRDKTSPFQVNDSCNIEYIITKDVSFSKTKITQNKNYIAIRGKDEKGDNLITNEKDLSTNITMNYSDIKKNNVGLIANANNEIPLNFKSIILNINDEIKKKAQEIEKKNSNLSKSKVCSKNTNLNKHPFPPSLRKRVLLLSQEKEEEEKCSNNNRANLHVQMNLSLKYISLDIIDLDKTMKEGIHSYKEVEESYIECEQQIKDINVYNDILERERNTLSFHQKYKKDGDPTSTSSSSSSRNNISSCGKNELILFKSSQEIKKEITNFIGISIFHCIKESFVPTSSLMNDQKLELWFTKKSCRKNGIKDYNNTNLDGKCRAICSGNCSNNCSCNRNSVMRSTHSCSFLFKKNKRRLSCMGYFSQPVAIMLCSLKRQSEYKNLKKIITSIMFCTCDSVTLEKILHTIPEENSKNYPLWKDAIQKLNVYLGEKKKKEIIRNLFRVKKEREKKDKEDGFDSDENNENSSYELNDKNKYEKFNLKTYDFMRGMNGYGNCLNASFSSAGTEGIGTTHSTTADITTTDVTSDVTTASTTAPTTYGGVCEMSKEKEDTKDSKLYEDEEFCLFMCTINNVHKRFRYLLLIENFGFIYDDLGKHIKNKLNSIELIISKHILLKQLFCNILFLCNWLNEPKIYQWFQWDMVVKRLEKLHGYLENGKISRDRCIMVLLAEHTGEIFSDKELNELKKVSKFHIKDLYDKSIDFINCYLELKNQMSTEEFKKSCLICIEQEGDEGEGEDTPTQDKFLEKIQFFVDKNYKKMLFIIWNLVLLIKQYLILVIWLGDIKPFYPLFSYIDEARNVKYSNDLFVNFVSFFESYNRYINIINKKTESNENSQKKLELLNNTNNYFLSSDTYSTNAEGRSLKIYNNLGDVNYCGFTDSSAVNANVGEKKYNYGRGVSRNITTATATTAASTTAITNSRNNNNNNNRSNNNNNDWNNSSNNNINDDYNNNTSKELNTEMKKRKSLTNTVDYACEIKRKSIEKERRKYKIRTSFENICDAEFETSD
- the RPB4 gene encoding DNA-directed RNA polymerase II subunit RPB4, putative, which produces MKVLGKGEPITKFETFVVIKKELENAKNIDKLLCNKLTERDEEIFQDMYEKNFIKLLSDKILYNSVQKYIVDTNPHLISKQSHNKDYNQLTEMIENISNNIVNFFKQIDIYNFDKEEKIQMIDINCKNFVDLYVIMNYGDKKCDENNIEPVLSLLKSVHITNLVQNEQ